The genomic DNA GCACGGTCCAGAGATAGGCATAGTCGAATTCGTTTTCGGAGAACGGCAGAAGCTCGCCGTCTCCGATATGGAGATCAGCCCGATTGGCGAGCCGGTTCCGCGCCACCATGATCATTTCCGGGCTTTTGTCGATGCCGGAGACATCAAATCCCATCTGGTACAGCGTCTCAAGGAACAGTCCGGTTCCACAGCCGACCTCAAGCAGCTTGTGCCTGCGCCGGGGCCAGCCCGCAAGCACAACCTGCAACAGCCGCACTTCCCGATCAAGGGCAAACTGCCCTTCGGGTGTGCTGAACCACTGTTCATATTTTTCCGGATTCCACGCCATGACGCTGCCAGCCTTTCCCCTCAAAAACATACTGTCTACTCTGCCAAGTATGGTCATCCCGCCAGAGCGTGTAAAGAGGCAACGGTAAAAATCTAATCCGTCTGGATCTTGTACGCCTTGAGCTTGCGGTAGAGGGAACTGCGCTCCAGCCCGACGGCCTTGGCAAGCTGTGAGATATTGCCCTCGAATTCCCGGAGCTTGGCCTCAAGGAACTTGGCCTCGAACTCGGCCCGAGCCTGCTTGAGATCGTCCGGCCCATCCGCGATAATGGCTTCATACATTTCCGACTCACCCGCTTCCTGCCTCACCTCTTCCGACGCTGCCGCAGCCGGGACCGCAGATACACCGGACAGGAACTCCGGCGGAAGCCGATCTGCCGAAACCGTCTCCCCGGCATACATGATGAACATGCGTTCCACGAAATTCTTCAGCTCACGCACATTTCCGGGCCATTGATAGTTTTTGAGTGTTTCCAATGCCCCGGAATCAAAAGAAATTGGTTTAAAACCATGCTGTCGCACCAACATCTCGACAAAGTCGTTGATGAGCAGCGTGACATCCCCGGCCCGTTCCCGCAGGGGCGGCACTTCGAGCGGGAACACCTTGAGGCGGTAATACAAGTCCTCACGAAAATTCCCGGCCTCGATCTCACCAAGCAAATCCTTGTTGGTCGCGGCAATCACGCGCACGTCAACCCGAATCGTCTTTCGCCCGCCCACATGCTCGAACGACTGCTCCTGCAAGATACGCAGTATCTTTGCCTGCGTCTTGAGGCTCATGTCCCCGATCTCGTCAAGGAACAGGGTACCGCCGTTCGCCAGCTCGAACTTGCCTTCCTGCGCCCTGTCAGCTCCGGTAAACGCGCCCTTTTCATGGCCGAACAATTCGCTTTCGATGAGTTCTTCCGGGATGGCCGCGCAGTTGACCGCCACCAGTGGCTTGTCACTGCGGCCTGATTGATTGTGGATGGAACGGGCCACGATTTCCTTGCCGGTTCCGTTCTCCCCGGTAATCAGCACCCACGAATCCGTGGGAGCGACCCGGGAAATAACGTCGTTGAGCAAAGCGATCGGTCCGGACTCACCGGTCAGCTTGATAGGCTGTTCCGTGCTGATGCGCGTCTTGAGCGCGAGGTTTTCCTGACGCAGACGGGAAAATTCTATGGCATTGCGCGTGGCCACCACCACCTTTTCCAGTGACAGCGGCTTTTCTATGAAATCGAAGGCACCGATCTTGAGCGCCTTGACCGCGGTCTCAATGGTACCGTGACCGGAAATCATGATGACAGGAAGCCCTTCATGATCCTTGGTGATGTTCTCCAGCACTTCCAGCCCGTCCATACCGGGCAGCCAGATATCGAGGAACACCATGTCCGGTATGTCCGTGCCAAGCAGTTCAAGCCCCTGCTCGCCGGACTCGGCCTCCACCACATCATGGCCGTCATCCTCAAGGATGCCCCGCAAAGAGAAACGGATGCCTTCTTCGTCATCTATGATAAGTATCTGCCCGCCCATCTGTGCTCCGGTATGGTGAATGAACCAATGAAATCAACAGCCGATTCCCTGTCATAAATGACTGCGGCAATTGATTCAAGGAATTTGCCTCCTATGACTCAAGAACCACTCGGCACCTTCGGCGGGTGAGGCTGCCGAAGGTCCGGCTCGGGCAAAGAAAAAACGGCGCATGCTCAATGAGCGTGCGCCGTTTGCTGATCTAATTCGGGTGTTGACGTTCTACTGAACGTAGACCTTCAGGCGCTGGCCCGCGTAAATGGTGCTTCTGGAATTCAGGGTGTTCCACTTGCGGAGTTCGCTGATGGTCACGCCGAACTTGCGGGCGATGGACGTCAGGTTGTCGCCTCGGCGGACCTTGTAACGGACGAGCTGCGTCTTGACCTTACCCGCGTCCTTGACGGCCTGCTTGGTGGCCGCGCCGGAATTATTCGGGATGTACAGCTTCTGGCCGACCTTGAGACGGCTGGAGCGGAGTCCGTTGGAACGCTTGACCGTGGAAACCGTAGTGCCGAACTTTCTGGAGATGGACCAGAGGGTGTCGCCGTTACGCACGATATAATTGCCACGTTTGGCAGCAATGGCGCGGGTCTTGGACCTTGAAGCAGGGCGGGATGCCGCGACCTTGCGGCTGTTTCCGCTGCCCGGAACCATCACGTACTGACCGGGGCGCAGGTTATTGGAACGGGTGTTGTTGACTTTCTTGAGCACCGAGACCGGCACACGGTAGCGGCGGGAAATGCGCCACCATGAGTCGCCGTTGCGTACACGATGACGGGTGTAGCCCGCATACGGACGGGAACCGGGATCGGCCAGATAGGCCATCATCTTGTCGGCCTTGCCCACGGGCAGGTAGGCGGTGGCCTCCATGTGCGGCGGGCTGACCTGACGGCGAAACGCCGGGTTGTGGCGATGAAATTCGCTCCACGACATGCCACCGGCCCGCGCAAGGGCGAGCAGATCGGTGCCGCCGGGAACCTTGACCGGAACGATCTCCTCTTCCATGTCCCATGAGACGGGCTTGAAACCGAGGGTGTCGAGGTTCTGGAAAATCTTGGAAATGGCGATGAACTTGGGAACATAATGGCGCGTCTCGGTCTTGAGGCGCGTGCGGCGCGGCAGTTTGCGGTTCTTCTTGGTCAGCTCGAAGAAATCGTTGACCCCGGCCTTTTTCAGTGCGCGGGAAATCTTGCCTTCACCGGCATTGTACGCGGCAAGGGCGAGATACCAGTCTCCAAACCTGTCATAGAGGTCCCGGAGATGGCGGGCGGCCGCATCAGTGGACTTGTAGGGGTCGCGGCGT from uncultured Pseudodesulfovibrio sp. includes the following:
- a CDS encoding sigma-54 dependent transcriptional regulator, with product MGGQILIIDDEEGIRFSLRGILEDDGHDVVEAESGEQGLELLGTDIPDMVFLDIWLPGMDGLEVLENITKDHEGLPVIMISGHGTIETAVKALKIGAFDFIEKPLSLEKVVVATRNAIEFSRLRQENLALKTRISTEQPIKLTGESGPIALLNDVISRVAPTDSWVLITGENGTGKEIVARSIHNQSGRSDKPLVAVNCAAIPEELIESELFGHEKGAFTGADRAQEGKFELANGGTLFLDEIGDMSLKTQAKILRILQEQSFEHVGGRKTIRVDVRVIAATNKDLLGEIEAGNFREDLYYRLKVFPLEVPPLRERAGDVTLLINDFVEMLVRQHGFKPISFDSGALETLKNYQWPGNVRELKNFVERMFIMYAGETVSADRLPPEFLSGVSAVPAAAASEEVRQEAGESEMYEAIIADGPDDLKQARAEFEAKFLEAKLREFEGNISQLAKAVGLERSSLYRKLKAYKIQTD
- a CDS encoding LysM peptidoglycan-binding domain-containing protein, with amino-acid sequence MEVFKSLRLFLVALLAAGMLAGCYKKPVDTTLSEPAESEVPADAEALEPEVAATPDADDDLTETEQAVLNARFGLLFDLEAHETKEVEKYFTYFTHKARKTMTRWLERSQPYLPHVRRVFTKYGLPQDLVLLPFTESGYNVRAYSWAGAGGMWQFMKGTGRLYGLKSDWWIDERRDPYKSTDAAARHLRDLYDRFGDWYLALAAYNAGEGKISRALKKAGVNDFFELTKKNRKLPRRTRLKTETRHYVPKFIAISKIFQNLDTLGFKPVSWDMEEEIVPVKVPGGTDLLALARAGGMSWSEFHRHNPAFRRQVSPPHMEATAYLPVGKADKMMAYLADPGSRPYAGYTRHRVRNGDSWWRISRRYRVPVSVLKKVNNTRSNNLRPGQYVMVPGSGNSRKVAASRPASRSKTRAIAAKRGNYIVRNGDTLWSISRKFGTTVSTVKRSNGLRSSRLKVGQKLYIPNNSGAATKQAVKDAGKVKTQLVRYKVRRGDNLTSIARKFGVTISELRKWNTLNSRSTIYAGQRLKVYVQ